A part of Marinobacter psychrophilus genomic DNA contains:
- a CDS encoding ethanolamine ammonia-lyase subunit EutB, with translation MASFSHTVGVMTYRFDDLKEVMAKASPARSGDFLAGVAAVNDGERVAAQMALADIELKRFLHEALVPYETDEVTRLIIDTHDKAAFSTVSHMTVGGFRDWLLSEAADEKSLRALTPGLTPEMAAAVSKIMRVQDLILVAQKICVVTQFRSTVGLRGRLSTRLQPNHPTDDPAGIAASILDGLLYGNGDAMIGINPATDSTSSICAMLEMLNAVIQRYEIPTQACVLAHVTTSIEVINRGVPLDLVFQSIAGTEAANASFGVSLNILQEGYEAGLSLNRGTLGRNLMYFETGQGSALSANAHHGLDQQTCEARAYAVARHFNPFLVNTVVGFIGPEYLYNGKQIIRAGLEDHFCGKLLGVPMGCDICYTNHAEADQDDMDTLLTLLGVAGINFIMGIPGSDDIMLNYQTTSFHDALYARQTLGLKPAPEFEEWLAKMGIFTQADGKVHFGNSLPPAFRKALAQLK, from the coding sequence TCGGTGTCATGACTTACCGCTTCGACGACCTTAAAGAGGTTATGGCCAAGGCCAGTCCAGCTCGCTCTGGAGATTTTCTGGCGGGTGTTGCGGCAGTAAACGATGGCGAACGAGTTGCGGCACAAATGGCGCTGGCAGACATTGAGCTGAAGCGCTTTTTGCACGAAGCACTGGTTCCCTACGAAACCGATGAAGTTACCCGACTTATCATCGATACACACGACAAAGCCGCATTTTCTACTGTCAGCCACATGACAGTGGGAGGCTTTCGCGACTGGCTACTCAGCGAAGCCGCTGATGAGAAAAGTCTGCGTGCCCTGACTCCGGGCCTGACGCCGGAGATGGCCGCTGCTGTATCGAAGATCATGCGCGTGCAAGACCTGATCCTGGTAGCGCAGAAAATCTGCGTAGTGACCCAGTTCCGCAGCACTGTTGGCCTGCGTGGTCGGCTCTCGACACGCTTGCAGCCCAATCATCCCACCGACGATCCGGCAGGGATTGCGGCAAGCATTCTTGACGGTCTGCTTTATGGTAACGGCGATGCGATGATAGGGATCAACCCGGCCACTGACAGCACCTCTTCAATCTGCGCCATGCTGGAAATGCTCAATGCGGTGATTCAGCGTTACGAAATTCCCACCCAGGCCTGCGTGCTGGCTCACGTTACCACTTCCATCGAAGTGATCAACCGCGGCGTGCCATTGGACCTTGTGTTTCAATCGATTGCTGGCACCGAGGCCGCAAACGCAAGTTTCGGTGTGAGTCTGAACATTTTGCAGGAAGGTTACGAGGCGGGGCTGTCATTAAACCGCGGCACGCTTGGGCGAAACCTCATGTACTTCGAAACTGGCCAGGGCAGTGCGTTATCGGCCAACGCCCACCACGGTCTGGACCAGCAGACCTGCGAAGCCCGAGCTTATGCCGTTGCCAGGCATTTCAACCCGTTTTTAGTTAACACCGTGGTCGGCTTCATCGGCCCGGAATATCTTTACAACGGTAAGCAGATCATCCGCGCAGGCCTTGAAGACCACTTCTGCGGAAAATTGCTGGGTGTGCCTATGGGTTGCGATATTTGCTATACCAACCATGCCGAGGCCGATCAGGATGATATGGACACTCTGTTGACTCTGTTAGGCGTAGCCGGAATCAACTTCATTATGGGCATTCCTGGCTCTGATGACATCATGCTCAACTACCAGACAACGTCCTTCCACGACGCCCTCTATGCACGCCAGACCTTGGGCCTGAAACCCGCGCCAGAATTCGAAGAATGGCTGGCGAAGATGGGTATTTTTACCCAAGCTGATGGAAAAGTGCACTTTGGCAACAGCCTGCCACCGGCTTTCCGCAAGGCTCTAGCGCAATTGAAATGA
- the eutC gene encoding ethanolamine ammonia-lyase subunit EutC — protein MDKPTTDNQNRNQSPWRQLRNLTSARIALGRAGTSMPTAAQLEFQYAHAQARDAVHLPFDHAGLSAQLAEHGRDSLLLHSAASDRHSYLQRPDLGRRLDDESAQLLNQHRADNPAGYDLAIVVADGLSALAVHRNAMPMLKHIEEQALAEGWNLSPVALVSQGRVAVADEVAERLGARMVVVLIGERPGLSSPDSLGLYFTYAPKVGLTDAYRNCISNIRLEGLSYPMARHRLFYLMREACRRQLSGVNLKDDAEEPLLAGAGKSGNFLLG, from the coding sequence ATGGACAAACCGACCACTGATAACCAGAACAGGAACCAGAGCCCTTGGCGGCAACTGCGCAACCTTACGTCGGCACGGATCGCTTTGGGTCGCGCTGGCACCAGCATGCCTACAGCCGCGCAACTGGAGTTCCAGTACGCCCATGCTCAGGCCCGTGATGCTGTGCACCTGCCCTTCGATCACGCAGGGCTCAGCGCTCAACTTGCCGAGCATGGGCGTGACAGTCTGCTGCTACACAGCGCCGCCAGTGACCGCCACAGCTACCTGCAGCGTCCAGACCTTGGGCGCCGTTTGGATGATGAATCTGCTCAGTTACTGAATCAGCATCGTGCGGACAACCCAGCGGGTTACGATTTGGCTATTGTCGTGGCCGATGGCCTCTCCGCCCTGGCAGTACATCGCAATGCCATGCCCATGCTGAAGCACATTGAAGAACAGGCCTTGGCTGAAGGCTGGAACTTATCGCCCGTCGCCCTTGTCAGTCAGGGCCGGGTAGCCGTGGCTGACGAGGTGGCTGAACGGCTCGGCGCGCGTATGGTGGTTGTCCTGATTGGTGAGCGACCGGGTCTGAGCTCACCAGACAGCCTGGGGTTGTACTTTACCTACGCACCCAAGGTCGGCCTGACCGACGCCTACCGCAACTGCATCTCTAATATCCGCTTGGAAGGTTTGAGCTATCCGATGGCCCGTCATCGTCTGTTTTATTTGATGCGCGAGGCCTGTCGCCGTCAGTTGTCGGGGGTAAACTTAAAGGATGACGCTGAAGAACCACTGTTGGCAGGTGCCGGCAAGAGCGGGAACTTTCTACTTGGTTGA
- a CDS encoding LysR family transcriptional regulator, whose product MPLLDNEVLRTFVAIAECGTFTAAAKVVHRTPSALSMQIKQLEKTLGKSLFVREPRQVRLTNDGEVLLAYSRRLLRLNQEAVEHFIAPALEGKVGFGTSDDVGTRILPEVLAQFARSYPAVLVNVVVGSSKQNLTKLDAGELDMVLVTVSERVRGIRGEVVHEEPLVWAGKEGSSAHLSRPLPIAVAHEGCAWRQMTLLALENAGTPYRIAYTCEHCSGQEAAMLADLAVAPFPLSLVRLPLKQIVSDDLPEIGRYQLALVRRGSNPLNNALAAHVKSAFQNLQ is encoded by the coding sequence ATGCCACTGCTCGATAATGAAGTGCTTCGAACGTTTGTCGCGATTGCAGAGTGCGGAACGTTTACTGCTGCGGCAAAAGTCGTGCACCGAACGCCTTCTGCGTTGAGCATGCAAATCAAGCAACTTGAAAAAACTCTGGGCAAAAGTCTGTTTGTTCGCGAGCCGCGTCAGGTTCGGTTGACCAACGACGGTGAGGTATTACTGGCGTATAGCCGTCGGTTATTGCGACTCAACCAGGAGGCGGTAGAGCATTTCATCGCACCCGCGCTGGAAGGCAAGGTGGGTTTTGGTACCTCCGATGATGTGGGTACCCGAATTCTACCCGAGGTACTCGCCCAGTTTGCGCGTTCCTATCCGGCTGTGTTGGTCAATGTTGTTGTCGGTTCAAGCAAGCAGAATCTGACAAAGCTGGATGCGGGAGAACTCGATATGGTGCTGGTGACTGTGTCAGAGCGCGTTAGGGGCATTCGTGGTGAAGTTGTACATGAGGAACCACTGGTTTGGGCAGGCAAAGAGGGTTCATCTGCGCATCTGAGCAGGCCCCTGCCGATTGCGGTGGCTCACGAGGGATGCGCATGGCGCCAGATGACATTACTTGCCCTTGAAAACGCTGGCACGCCATACCGAATTGCCTACACCTGCGAGCACTGCTCCGGTCAGGAAGCTGCGATGCTTGCAGACCTTGCCGTTGCACCTTTCCCTCTGAGCCTTGTGCGGTTACCGCTCAAACAGATTGTCAGCGACGACCTGCCAGAGATAGGCCGTTATCAGCTGGCACTCGTGCGCAGAGGCTCCAACCCCCTCAATAACGCTTTGGCTGCCCACGTAAAAAGTGCCTTTCAGAACTTGCAATGA
- the bhcD gene encoding iminosuccinate reductase BhcD — protein sequence MDTSSEALTQPHQILIVSEDACQKVIGRHEAFQAVESVFSSMAKGSAYNFPVVREAIGHANALYGFKSGFDREGLVLGVKAGGYWPGNVVQGRTNHQSIVALFDPDTGQLKALVSGNYLTAIRTAASSAVSIAHLARKNAKVLGMIGAGFQSTFQLHAALEQRDFEKVVAWNTHPEHLTRLADVCREHNLPFEAVSLQALGSQSDVIITITSASEPLLQAAWVKPGTHLACMGTDTKGKQEIDHRILAQATVFTDEIDQSISIGEAQHAVTARILSAEQITPIGEVINGLHQGRQSEQEITLFDGTGVGLQDLAVASAAASLAEVRGLAQRVTL from the coding sequence ATGGACACTTCATCCGAAGCATTAACTCAACCGCATCAGATTCTGATCGTAAGCGAAGACGCCTGCCAGAAAGTGATTGGCCGCCATGAAGCCTTTCAGGCAGTTGAGTCGGTCTTCTCATCCATGGCCAAGGGGAGCGCCTACAATTTCCCCGTGGTGCGGGAAGCGATCGGACATGCAAATGCACTCTACGGCTTCAAATCTGGTTTCGACCGCGAAGGGTTGGTCTTAGGTGTAAAAGCGGGCGGCTACTGGCCCGGCAATGTCGTTCAGGGGCGGACCAATCATCAATCAATCGTGGCGCTGTTCGACCCGGATACCGGGCAACTCAAGGCTCTGGTAAGTGGAAATTATCTGACCGCCATTCGCACCGCCGCATCGTCCGCGGTCTCGATTGCCCATCTAGCCCGAAAGAACGCCAAAGTGTTAGGCATGATAGGTGCAGGCTTTCAGTCGACCTTCCAGCTTCACGCCGCGCTGGAGCAGCGCGACTTCGAAAAAGTAGTGGCTTGGAACACCCACCCTGAGCACCTGACGCGGCTGGCTGACGTGTGCAGGGAACATAACCTACCCTTCGAAGCTGTGTCCTTACAGGCCCTAGGGTCTCAGTCCGATGTTATTATTACCATCACCTCCGCCTCAGAACCTCTGCTGCAGGCCGCTTGGGTAAAACCCGGCACACACCTCGCTTGCATGGGTACCGATACCAAGGGAAAGCAAGAAATCGATCACCGGATTTTAGCGCAAGCAACGGTCTTCACTGACGAAATCGACCAGTCGATCAGTATCGGTGAAGCCCAGCATGCTGTGACCGCACGGATCTTAAGCGCCGAGCAAATCACACCCATTGGAGAGGTTATTAATGGCTTACACCAAGGACGTCAATCAGAGCAGGAGATCACTTTATTTGACGGCACCGGTGTAGGGCTTCAAGACTTAGCGGTTGCCTCAGCAGCCGCTAGTCTTGCCGAAGTGCGGGGGCTTGCTCAGCGAGTCACGCTGTAG
- the bhcC gene encoding 3-hydroxy-D-aspartate aldolase BhcC — MTTFIHTEELEVGYNIPAAIGMDESEIQTPCLILDLDALERNIKKMGDYAKAHGMRHRVHGKMHKSVDVARLQEDLGGATGVCCQKPSEAEVFARAGIKDVLVSNQVRDPLKIDRLAQLPNYGGRIIVCVDDVANVSDLSMACQKHGTELHCFVEIDCGAGRCGVNSTEDVVTIAQAINAAKNLTFTGIQAYQGAMQHMASYHERQAKLEAAIAMVEDAVDGLTAVGLKPEIVSGGGTGSYYFESNSDVYNELQCGSYAFMDADYGRILDKDGKRIDQGEWENALFILTSVMSHTKADKAICDAGLKAQSVDSGLPFIFGRDDVEYVKCSDEHGVISDPQGVLKINEKLKLVPGHCDPTCNVHDWYVGVRNGKVETLWPVSARGKMF; from the coding sequence ATGACAACGTTTATTCACACTGAAGAACTGGAAGTTGGTTACAACATTCCTGCCGCCATTGGCATGGATGAAAGCGAGATTCAGACCCCATGTCTGATCCTCGATCTGGACGCACTGGAGCGCAACATCAAGAAAATGGGCGATTACGCCAAGGCGCACGGTATGCGCCACCGAGTACACGGCAAGATGCACAAGTCCGTTGATGTGGCACGACTCCAAGAAGACCTGGGGGGCGCCACTGGGGTCTGTTGCCAAAAACCCTCTGAAGCCGAAGTGTTCGCCCGTGCAGGGATCAAAGACGTGCTGGTCTCCAACCAGGTGCGTGATCCACTAAAAATTGATCGCCTTGCACAACTGCCAAACTATGGCGGACGCATTATTGTGTGCGTCGACGACGTTGCTAACGTTTCGGATCTATCAATGGCGTGCCAAAAGCATGGTACCGAACTGCACTGCTTCGTCGAAATTGACTGCGGTGCGGGCCGCTGCGGGGTGAACTCCACTGAGGATGTGGTCACGATCGCCCAAGCGATCAATGCCGCAAAAAACCTTACGTTCACCGGCATCCAGGCCTATCAGGGCGCCATGCAGCACATGGCGTCCTACCACGAACGCCAGGCAAAACTGGAGGCAGCCATTGCCATGGTGGAAGACGCAGTGGATGGTTTGACGGCGGTGGGCCTGAAGCCAGAAATTGTCTCTGGCGGTGGCACCGGCTCTTACTATTTCGAGAGCAACTCGGACGTTTACAACGAACTTCAATGCGGCTCCTACGCCTTCATGGACGCCGATTATGGCCGCATTCTTGACAAAGACGGCAAGCGCATCGATCAGGGCGAATGGGAGAACGCACTTTTTATCCTGACCAGCGTTATGAGTCATACCAAGGCCGATAAAGCTATCTGCGATGCAGGTCTCAAAGCTCAATCTGTGGACAGTGGCCTGCCGTTTATCTTTGGCCGCGACGACGTCGAATACGTCAAGTGCTCAGACGAGCATGGCGTCATCAGTGACCCCCAGGGTGTACTCAAAATCAACGAAAAACTCAAACTGGTACCGGGGCACTGCGACCCGACTTGCAACGTCCACGATTGGTACGTCGGCGTTCGCAACGGCAAGGTCGAAACGCTCTGGCCCGTCAGCGCCCGCGGCAAAATGTTCTGA
- the bhcB gene encoding beta-hydroxyaspartate dehydratase BhcB: MSDHRNQIPTFDDVLSAHERIKPYIHKTPVLTSRYLNELTGAELFFKCENFQKAGAFKVRGACNAVFSLSEEKAALGVATHSSGNHALSLSYAAGRRGIPVTVVMPHTAPQAKKDAVRGYGGKIIECEPSTSSREAVFADVMAASGADFVHPYNDPRVIAGQATCSLELLDQVPDLDMVIAPIGGGGMVSGTCLTLSNLAPKVTIYAAEPLNADDAARSLKAGYIIADDAPNTVADGLKVPLKELTWHFVSHFVSDIFTATEEEIIDAMKLTWKRMKIVIEPSCAVPLAAILKNPEIFRGKRVGVIITGGNVDMDTLPWT, translated from the coding sequence ATGAGTGATCACAGGAACCAGATACCCACATTTGACGATGTTTTGTCCGCCCACGAACGGATCAAACCCTACATCCACAAAACGCCCGTCCTGACATCCCGTTATCTGAACGAACTGACCGGGGCCGAACTCTTTTTTAAGTGTGAGAACTTTCAAAAAGCCGGGGCTTTCAAAGTGCGCGGTGCCTGCAACGCCGTCTTTAGCTTGAGTGAAGAGAAGGCGGCCCTTGGCGTCGCCACCCACTCTTCCGGCAATCATGCTCTGTCGCTGTCTTATGCGGCTGGCCGGCGAGGTATCCCGGTAACAGTCGTCATGCCTCATACCGCACCCCAGGCCAAAAAAGACGCGGTACGCGGCTACGGCGGCAAAATCATTGAGTGCGAGCCCTCTACCAGCTCCCGCGAAGCAGTCTTTGCCGATGTAATGGCCGCGTCAGGTGCCGATTTTGTCCATCCTTATAACGACCCCAGGGTCATCGCAGGGCAGGCCACCTGCTCACTGGAATTGCTGGATCAGGTGCCGGACCTGGACATGGTGATCGCACCGATTGGTGGCGGCGGCATGGTTTCCGGCACTTGCCTGACCCTTTCGAACTTGGCACCGAAGGTGACAATTTATGCAGCTGAGCCACTCAATGCCGACGACGCCGCCCGCTCCCTCAAGGCCGGTTACATCATTGCCGATGATGCGCCCAATACCGTAGCAGACGGTTTGAAAGTGCCGCTGAAGGAGCTGACCTGGCATTTTGTGAGCCACTTCGTCTCAGACATTTTTACGGCGACCGAGGAGGAAATCATCGACGCCATGAAGCTGACCTGGAAACGAATGAAGATTGTTATTGAGCCCAGCTGTGCAGTACCCCTGGCGGCCATCCTGAAAAACCCCGAGATCTTCCGGGGTAAACGGGTGGGCGTGATCATCACCGGCGGCAATGTGGATATGGATACACTTCCCTGGACCTGA
- the bhcA gene encoding L-aspartate--glyoxylate aminotransferase BhcA: MSDQNPIFIPGPTNIPDRLRFAMNVQSSDHRSPGFVETLSPLLQDCKKVFNTQSGEVILFPASGTGGWEAAICNTLSPGDKVLIARYGMFSRRWIDMCQRHGLDVQIIECPWGSGAPANEFKRALSADTQHKIKAVLVVHNETATGVKSDIDAVRQAMDSCSHPALLLVDCVSSLASMPFEMDNWGVDIAVSGSQKGFMLITGMAILAVSQKALAEMETAKLSCAFFDFRAMMTANAQGGFPYTPPLQLICGLKESLKMLFEEGLDNVYARHFRLAEGVRQATHAWGMALCAQSPDLYSNTVTAIYVPEGFDSNELTDHTLAKYGVSFGIGLGEMHGKAFRIGHLGSLTDSMVLSGLATIEMAMADLDYPIELGSGVRAAQNHFRATTA; the protein is encoded by the coding sequence ATGTCTGATCAAAACCCAATCTTTATTCCGGGCCCCACGAATATCCCCGATCGGTTGCGCTTCGCGATGAACGTGCAGAGCAGCGACCACCGCTCGCCGGGCTTCGTGGAAACACTCTCCCCGCTTTTGCAGGATTGCAAAAAGGTTTTCAACACCCAATCTGGCGAAGTCATCCTATTCCCCGCCAGCGGCACCGGTGGCTGGGAAGCGGCTATCTGCAACACCCTGTCACCTGGAGATAAGGTATTAATCGCCCGCTACGGTATGTTCTCCCGTCGCTGGATTGATATGTGTCAGCGTCACGGACTGGATGTTCAGATCATTGAATGTCCGTGGGGCAGCGGTGCTCCGGCGAATGAGTTTAAGCGAGCGTTAAGCGCCGACACTCAACACAAGATCAAGGCGGTTCTGGTTGTCCACAACGAGACAGCAACCGGCGTAAAAAGCGATATTGATGCTGTTCGTCAAGCCATGGACAGCTGCTCTCACCCTGCCCTTTTACTGGTTGACTGCGTCAGCTCGCTGGCCTCAATGCCGTTCGAGATGGACAACTGGGGTGTTGATATTGCCGTGTCGGGCTCTCAAAAAGGCTTCATGCTGATAACCGGCATGGCCATACTCGCGGTCAGCCAAAAAGCACTGGCCGAAATGGAAACCGCCAAGCTGTCGTGTGCCTTCTTCGATTTTCGCGCCATGATGACGGCCAACGCCCAAGGCGGCTTTCCCTACACGCCGCCCTTGCAGCTGATCTGCGGCCTGAAAGAAAGTCTGAAAATGCTGTTTGAAGAAGGATTAGACAATGTTTACGCCCGTCACTTCCGGCTGGCCGAGGGCGTGCGGCAGGCGACACATGCCTGGGGCATGGCGCTGTGCGCACAGTCTCCTGATTTGTATTCCAATACCGTTACCGCCATTTATGTGCCCGAAGGATTCGACAGCAACGAGCTGACCGACCACACGCTTGCAAAGTACGGCGTTTCCTTCGGCATTGGCCTTGGCGAAATGCACGGCAAAGCCTTCCGTATCGGCCACCTGGGTTCGTTGACAGACAGCATGGTGCTGTCTGGACTGGCCACCATTGAGATGGCCATGGCGGATCTCGACTACCCCATTGAACTGGGCTCGGGCGTCCGCGCCGCCCAAAACCATTTTCGCGCCACCACCGCGTAA
- a CDS encoding IclR family transcriptional regulator, whose protein sequence is MTDTKTESRIQVIDRAARLMDAIGRYSKPVKLKTLGAETGLAPSTAYRILQSLISNRFVERDSNGGYRLGQKLLQLSNRLHSDIDLRGVSLPYMRELCDRLSETINLTIREGDVVIYFEKVTPNRMMHVNQIVGSRAPLHVTAVGKLMLGLAGEDEIESYARRTNLPAYTRNTLSSLSKLEEVCMTSIRQGYSLDNEEAEIGVGCIGVLLFEKSGNVSAGLSISAPIERRKNEWIGELKKAGEEISRHLGYRPG, encoded by the coding sequence ATGACTGACACCAAAACTGAATCCCGGATCCAGGTCATTGACCGGGCCGCGCGGCTAATGGATGCGATTGGGCGTTATTCCAAGCCGGTCAAACTGAAAACGCTAGGCGCCGAGACTGGGCTTGCGCCTTCCACAGCTTATCGAATTCTTCAGTCATTGATCAGCAATCGTTTTGTTGAGCGAGATTCCAACGGGGGTTACCGTCTGGGCCAGAAATTGCTGCAATTGAGCAATCGCCTGCATTCGGATATTGACCTGCGGGGGGTCTCGCTCCCTTACATGCGGGAATTGTGTGACCGATTGAGTGAAACCATCAACCTCACGATTCGTGAGGGTGATGTGGTGATTTATTTTGAAAAGGTGACGCCGAATCGCATGATGCATGTAAACCAGATCGTAGGTAGTCGCGCACCCTTGCATGTTACCGCTGTGGGTAAGCTCATGCTGGGCCTTGCGGGAGAGGATGAGATTGAGAGTTACGCCCGGCGAACCAATCTGCCCGCTTATACACGCAATACACTGTCTTCACTGAGCAAGCTTGAGGAGGTCTGTATGACCAGCATTCGACAGGGCTACTCACTGGATAATGAAGAAGCTGAGATTGGCGTGGGTTGTATTGGCGTGCTGCTGTTCGAAAAGTCTGGAAATGTGAGCGCGGGACTCTCAATTTCCGCGCCGATTGAGCGGAGAAAAAATGAATGGATCGGTGAATTGAAGAAAGCCGGTGAGGAAATTTCCCGGCATTTAGGGTATCGGCCCGGTTAA
- a CDS encoding GntR family transcriptional regulator produces the protein MEKIQQKVLYQEAADRIRELIELGTLASGEKISEKGLCEKFGISRTPLREALKVLKSEGLIEMLPNRGARVTRLTAKDVEHTYNIMGALEGLSGETACQYISDAEITHIRALHIKMVEHFHRGELKEYFRANQAIHECIMLASKNDVLLEMYNNLSQRIVRIRYSAQMTDDYWHKAVKDHEQMIEALQDRDGERLGNILRCHLSRKLEAANLTGMKTD, from the coding sequence ATGGAAAAGATACAACAGAAAGTTCTTTATCAAGAAGCTGCCGACAGAATCAGAGAGTTGATCGAACTTGGCACGCTGGCGTCTGGAGAGAAAATTTCCGAAAAAGGGCTCTGCGAGAAATTCGGCATTTCCAGAACGCCTCTCCGCGAAGCGTTGAAAGTTCTGAAATCTGAAGGGCTGATTGAAATGCTGCCAAATCGCGGTGCTCGAGTAACCCGTTTAACCGCGAAGGACGTCGAGCATACCTACAACATCATGGGCGCCCTAGAGGGGTTGTCCGGTGAAACTGCCTGCCAATACATCAGTGATGCTGAAATTACCCACATACGTGCACTTCACATTAAAATGGTCGAGCATTTTCACCGCGGTGAACTCAAGGAATACTTCCGCGCCAACCAGGCAATTCACGAATGCATCATGCTGGCGTCAAAGAATGACGTGCTTCTGGAAATGTATAACAACCTTAGTCAACGTATTGTACGAATTCGATATTCCGCTCAGATGACCGACGACTACTGGCACAAAGCAGTGAAAGACCATGAACAGATGATTGAGGCTCTTCAAGATCGCGATGGAGAGCGTCTTGGCAACATTCTCCGGTGTCACTTAAGTCGTAAGCTGGAGGCTGCCAACCTGACGGGGATGAAAACTGACTAA
- a CDS encoding TRAP transporter large permease subunit: MFRPAVKAVGFDVIHFGAVMTTYLSMAYIAPPIALALYLASQIAGIPFYIFCRPVGLRIQISIRPYREI, from the coding sequence TTGTTTCGTCCTGCAGTGAAGGCCGTTGGGTTTGACGTTATTCATTTTGGCGCAGTTATGACGACTTACCTATCCATGGCGTATATTGCCCCACCGATCGCGCTAGCGCTGTACCTGGCTTCCCAGATTGCGGGCATACCTTTCTATATTTTTTGTCGACCTGTTGGCTTAAGAATACAAATATCGATTCGGCCATACAGAGAGATTTGA
- a CDS encoding amidase, whose translation MPCSDLNTISAVDFQQRVAAGDDEPAALIDACFARIADREEDVRAWQHLQEKTECLNGLNASHGAALSGIPIGVKDNFDTQDMPTTWGTSYLRSERSPWDAAAITLLRRAGATIVGKTVSTELAYFTPGKTRNPLDYRRTPGGSSSGSAAAVAAGMVPLALGTQTAGSIIRPASFCGVIGFKPTFNTVPLAGVKGFSPSLDTVGWFARSVDDIALAFAVLTASPPPKIEGLNLYGLRVGVRALPLDGPLTVDTVSVMGATRRMLLKAGAQVFELDLPANFDALVDVQKCVMAYEAARTLAFEYDTYRDQMGPKLVAIIEQGLAVAPEDYRAAIQATAWHRREIAKRFTFDLDVILAPSVNGEAPLGHDVTGDPLYCRAWTLLGLPCISLPIGKGIHGMPIGMQFIGAEGADAKLLSIAKAVMLTTQDGSDIE comes from the coding sequence ATGCCCTGTTCAGATCTCAATACGATTTCCGCCGTTGATTTCCAACAACGAGTCGCAGCAGGCGATGATGAGCCAGCGGCTCTGATTGACGCTTGCTTTGCGCGCATAGCCGATCGCGAGGAGGACGTTCGTGCTTGGCAGCACCTGCAGGAGAAAACAGAGTGCCTGAACGGTCTGAACGCGTCGCACGGAGCGGCTTTATCAGGCATTCCGATTGGCGTAAAAGATAATTTCGATACCCAAGATATGCCGACAACATGGGGAACGTCGTATCTCCGCTCGGAGCGCTCCCCTTGGGATGCCGCCGCCATTACTCTGCTCCGACGCGCTGGAGCAACCATCGTGGGTAAGACGGTCAGTACAGAGCTTGCCTACTTTACACCGGGTAAAACACGCAATCCGCTGGACTACAGACGAACCCCGGGCGGGTCGTCCAGCGGTTCAGCAGCCGCGGTTGCAGCTGGCATGGTTCCGCTGGCTCTTGGCACTCAAACCGCCGGCAGTATTATACGCCCGGCGAGCTTCTGCGGAGTCATCGGCTTCAAGCCCACATTTAACACGGTCCCACTGGCGGGTGTTAAAGGTTTTAGCCCGTCCCTGGACACGGTTGGCTGGTTCGCTCGCAGCGTTGACGATATCGCCTTGGCGTTTGCTGTCCTCACCGCGTCGCCACCGCCCAAGATTGAGGGCTTAAATCTTTATGGTTTGCGGGTCGGTGTCAGAGCTTTACCCTTGGATGGCCCTCTCACTGTCGACACCGTCAGCGTAATGGGTGCCACCCGCCGCATGCTATTGAAAGCCGGCGCCCAAGTCTTCGAACTTGATTTACCCGCCAACTTCGATGCCTTGGTCGACGTACAAAAATGCGTCATGGCTTATGAAGCCGCCCGAACCCTCGCTTTCGAATATGACACGTACCGGGATCAAATGGGGCCAAAGCTTGTGGCCATCATTGAGCAGGGCTTGGCCGTGGCTCCCGAGGATTATCGAGCAGCCATTCAGGCAACAGCCTGGCACCGACGTGAGATCGCAAAGCGATTCACTTTTGATTTGGACGTCATTTTGGCGCCCAGCGTGAACGGCGAAGCACCTCTGGGCCACGATGTTACAGGCGACCCACTCTATTGCCGAGCCTGGACACTTCTAGGTCTGCCCTGTATTTCTCTTCCCATAGGCAAAGGTATCCACGGCATGCCCATTGGTATGCAGTTCATCGGCGCGGAAGGGGCCGATGCAAAACTATTGTCTATCGCAAAGGCTGTCATGCTCACAACACAAGACGGGAGTGACATTGAGTAA